Proteins from a genomic interval of Kaistia defluvii:
- the tyrS gene encoding tyrosine--tRNA ligase produces MSAFKSELMQILTERGFVHQCSDSEGLDRRFATETVTGYIGFDATAKSLHVGSLMQIMMLRWMQKTGHRPLALMGGGTTRIGDPSFKDEARKLLTDEMIDENLAGIRKVFANYLDFDRAERPAIMTNNAEWLNGLHYIDFLRDVGRHFSVNRMLSFDSVKMRLDREQSLSFLEFNYMILQAYDFVELNQRHDVTLQMGGSDQWGNIVNGIELGHRMLDKQFYALTTPLLTTSSGAKMGKTANGAVWLNADMLGSYEFWQFWRNTEDGDVERFLKLYTELPLDEIARLAALGGSEINDAKKILATEVTALAHGRDAAEEAAETARRTFEEGALAENLPTIEVAASDFANGLGVLSLFVQAGLVASNGEARRQIKGGGLRVNDQAVTDEKVLVGPDALTAEGVVKLSLGRKKHILVRPL; encoded by the coding sequence ATGAGCGCCTTCAAGTCCGAGTTGATGCAGATCCTGACCGAGCGTGGCTTCGTCCACCAGTGCTCGGATAGCGAAGGGCTCGATCGCCGCTTCGCGACGGAGACGGTCACCGGCTATATCGGTTTCGACGCCACGGCGAAGAGCCTGCATGTCGGCTCGCTGATGCAGATCATGATGCTGCGCTGGATGCAGAAGACCGGCCATCGCCCGCTGGCGCTGATGGGCGGCGGCACCACCCGCATCGGCGACCCGTCCTTCAAGGACGAGGCGCGCAAGCTGCTCACCGACGAGATGATCGACGAGAACCTCGCCGGCATCCGCAAGGTGTTCGCCAACTACCTCGATTTCGACCGCGCCGAGCGCCCGGCGATCATGACCAACAATGCCGAATGGCTAAACGGCCTGCACTACATCGACTTCCTGCGCGATGTCGGCCGCCACTTCTCGGTCAACCGCATGCTCTCGTTCGATTCGGTGAAGATGCGCCTCGACCGCGAGCAGTCGCTCTCCTTCCTCGAATTCAACTACATGATCCTGCAGGCCTATGACTTCGTCGAGCTGAACCAGCGCCATGACGTGACCCTGCAGATGGGCGGCTCGGACCAGTGGGGCAACATCGTCAACGGTATCGAGCTTGGCCACCGCATGCTCGACAAGCAGTTCTACGCGCTGACGACCCCGCTGCTGACCACCTCGTCCGGCGCCAAGATGGGCAAGACCGCGAACGGCGCCGTCTGGCTCAACGCCGACATGCTGGGCTCCTACGAATTCTGGCAGTTCTGGCGCAACACCGAGGATGGCGACGTCGAGCGCTTCCTGAAGCTCTACACCGAGCTGCCGCTGGACGAGATCGCCCGCCTGGCGGCGCTGGGCGGCTCCGAGATCAACGACGCCAAGAAAATCCTCGCCACCGAGGTGACGGCGCTGGCGCATGGCCGCGACGCGGCCGAGGAAGCGGCCGAAACGGCGCGCCGCACCTTCGAGGAAGGCGCGCTAGCGGAAAACCTGCCGACGATCGAGGTCGCTGCGTCCGACTTCGCCAATGGCCTCGGCGTGCTGTCGCTGTTCGTGCAGGCCGGCCTCGTCGCCTCGAACGGTGAAGCCCGCCGCCAGATCAAGGGCGGCGGCCTGCGCGTCAACGACCAGGCTGTGACCGACGAGAAGGTTCTGGTCGGCCCGGACGCACTGACGGCGGAAGGCGTGGTCAAGCTGTCGCTCGGCCGCAAGAAGCACATCCTGGTACGCCCGCTCTAA